In Planctomonas sp. JC2975, the genomic stretch GAGGGCTGCAGATCCATGATCAGCAGCGCCGTGGAATGCGGGTCGAGATTGAGTTCTGGCACGGCGCGGAACGTTACCACCGCGGCTTGTGACGACTTCTACGCATCACTGCCGACTCGCGCGATTCGCTCGCCCAGCGGCATCCGCGCTGCTACGGTCGAGGGATGCAGCGCTTCGGGCTCCTCCTCCTTCGTCGCCACGACGGGGCCTGATCTGCGACCGGCCTCCCGTCGTGGAGGCCCGGCGCGCCGGTCGATCCGACCATCTGAAAAGGATCAACGATCATGTCCGGCACCGCTTTTCCCACCATTTCCACGCCCTCAGGCGGCATGCCCGCCGATGCTGCACCGTGGAACCGGCAACGGTACTCCCAGATGCCGTCCCACCGGTACACGCACGTCTACGACCGAGTTCCCGTTCCGCTGACCGAACGCGAATGGCCGTCGCACCGACTCGAACGCGCACCGCTCTGGGTGCCCGTCGATCTGCGCGACGGCAACCAGGCGCTCGCAGAGCCCATGGATCCAGCACGCAAACGACGATTCTTCGAGTTGCTCGTCGCCATGGGATACAAGGAGATCGAGGTCGGCTATCCCTCCGCCTCGCAGACCGACTTCGACTTCGTGCGGCTCATCGCCGACACGGCTGCGGCCGGTGAGCCGATCGCGCCCGACGATGTCACGATCGTGGTCTTCACGCCGGCACGTCGTGAGCTGATCGAGCGGACCGTCGAGTCGGTGCAGGGCATCGCGAATCCGGTGGTCATCCACATGTACACCGCGACGGCGCCGACCTGGCGAGACGTCGTGCTCGGACAGGATCGCGCAGCGCTCAAGCGGGTGATCCTGGGCGGTGCCGCCGACATCCTCCGTCTCACCGGCGACGCGCCGAACGTGCGCTACGAGTTCTCGCCGGAGGTCTTCAACCTGACCGAGCCCGACTACGTGCTGGAGGTGTGCGATGAGATCACTCAGTTCTGGGATGCGACGCCGCGGCGTCCCGTCATCCTCAATCTGCCGGCGACGGTGGAGGTCGCAACACCCAATGTGTACGCGGACCAGATCGAGTACATGCATCGCAATCTCGCGCGCAGGGACTCGGTGATCCTGTCGGTGCATCCGCACAACGACCGCGGCACGGGGATCGCCTGCGCGGAGCTCGCCGTACTCGCCGGCGCCCAGCGCGTCGAGGGGTGCGTGTTCGGCAACGGCGAGCGCACCGGGAACGTCGACATCGCCACACTCGCGCTCAACCTGCACGCGCAGGGCATCGATCCGATGATCGACTTCAGCGACATCGACGAGATCCGGCGCACGGTCGAGTACTGCACGCGGATGCCCGTGCACGACCGTCATCCGTATGTCGGCGACCTCGTGCACACGGCTTTCAGCGGAACGCACCAGGACGCCATCCGCAAGGGCTTCGCAGAGCACGCCGCGCGTGCGGTCGCCACTGGTGTGCCCGAATCCGAGCTCGAGTGGAGTGTGCCCTATCTGCCGATCGACCCCGCGGACATCGGACGAAGCTACGACGCCGTCATCCGCGTGAACTCGCAGAGCGGCAAGGGCGGCATCGCCTACCTGCTCGAAACCGAGTACGGACTGACGCTGCCCCGTCGGCTGCAAATCGACTTCGCCCGCCACGTGCAGCAGCACACGGACGCCACGGGCGACGAGGTGACCGCAGAGCAGCTGTGGCGGCTGTTCCAGGACGCCTATCTGCCCGGTACCGCCGACAGCGAACGGACTATCGAGGTAGCGAGCTTCGAGGTGCGGGACGAGAGTGAGGGTCCCGGTTCGATGCGCACCGGCATCCGTCTGCGGGTCGACGGTCTGGAGACGGAGAGCGATCACGTCGGTTCCGGGCCGGTCGAGGCGCTCGTGCAGGCGTTGGCCGTGCGGGGAATCCGGGTGGAGGTGCTCTCGCTGACGCAGACCTCGGTCACGTCGGGCAGTGACAGTGAGGCGATCACGCTGCTCGAGTTCCGCGGCGACGACGGGCCCCGATGGGTCGCGGGCCGACACCGCTCCGTGCTCACCGCGAGCACCGCCGCCGTCGTCGCGGCCGCCCGCGCCGTACGGTCCGAATCCGGACGCGAGTCCGTCCTGGCCGACGAGCCGGTCGCCGGCTGAGTCGGTAAACGGGCAGGTCGGGGCACCGGTGGACGCGAGACCGACCGGTGCTCCGATCGCCACGGGCCGCGAGTCCGTGCAGCGAATCGGAACAGGCATCGCGCCCCGTGCATCCGGGCGATGCCGAGGATTCCGGCGGCGCCGTCGGATGTTCGAGCGGCCCGCTGCCGCGACGCGCCTCGATTCGCCCCGACCCCCGACCGGATGCTATGGTTGAGCCTCGGTTCGGAACTTCTCCTGAAGGCCGGATCATGCACCTCTAGCTCAATCGGCAGAGCAACTGACTCTTAATCAGTGGGTTCAGGGTTCAAGTCCCTGGGGGTGCACCACACGAAAACCCCTGGCCGACGCCAAAATGTCTGCCAGGGGTTTCCTGTTTCCGGTCGAGGGACCCGGATGCTATGGAGTTCCCAGGGCTGGGTGCGGAAACGGGCGAAGTAGGCCGCAGCTGCGGTCACATACTCGCTTGCAGAGCTCTCGATCGTGTGCCCGTGGATCGCGGTTGTGAGTGCAATCGAACTGTGCACGAGTTCGCTCGACGGCTGTCAGGTCACGACCAGCGGTGAGCGACGGGATCCGACGGCTGCAGCTCGTCAGTCCCTGTTTTCCGGCCCACGGATGAGCGTTGAGCGCCAGCCTCTGGCATCGCGTCATGGTCGGATGGAAACGGTGGTGCAGGACACGTGCGCGTACGCATGTCGCGCTACCGCGCGTGAGGGCACAACTGCGCTAACGCTGTCGGACCGCGTACGTGAGGTGAGTCGCTCGCGCCGACGCCTCGGACCTGACCTGCTGGAGCGCGATCCGTCCGGCGTCGACGTTCTCGAAGAGCCGGATCCCGGATCCGAACAGTACAGGCGACAACGCGATCGAGAACTCGTCGACGAGGCCGGCGTTCAGGTACTCGACGATCGTGGCACCGCCGCCGGAGATCCGCAC encodes the following:
- a CDS encoding 2-isopropylmalate synthase, whose protein sequence is MSGTAFPTISTPSGGMPADAAPWNRQRYSQMPSHRYTHVYDRVPVPLTEREWPSHRLERAPLWVPVDLRDGNQALAEPMDPARKRRFFELLVAMGYKEIEVGYPSASQTDFDFVRLIADTAAAGEPIAPDDVTIVVFTPARRELIERTVESVQGIANPVVIHMYTATAPTWRDVVLGQDRAALKRVILGGAADILRLTGDAPNVRYEFSPEVFNLTEPDYVLEVCDEITQFWDATPRRPVILNLPATVEVATPNVYADQIEYMHRNLARRDSVILSVHPHNDRGTGIACAELAVLAGAQRVEGCVFGNGERTGNVDIATLALNLHAQGIDPMIDFSDIDEIRRTVEYCTRMPVHDRHPYVGDLVHTAFSGTHQDAIRKGFAEHAARAVATGVPESELEWSVPYLPIDPADIGRSYDAVIRVNSQSGKGGIAYLLETEYGLTLPRRLQIDFARHVQQHTDATGDEVTAEQLWRLFQDAYLPGTADSERTIEVASFEVRDESEGPGSMRTGIRLRVDGLETESDHVGSGPVEALVQALAVRGIRVEVLSLTQTSVTSGSDSEAITLLEFRGDDGPRWVAGRHRSVLTASTAAVVAAARAVRSESGRESVLADEPVAG